In Cryptomeria japonica chromosome 10, Sugi_1.0, whole genome shotgun sequence, a genomic segment contains:
- the LOC131029971 gene encoding WAT1-related protein At4g30420 isoform X2: MTCSIFWQIFLLGLVGIALNQNLYFAGLADTSATFASATTNLIPVITFVMATAFRMEKVNIRSPRGQAKVMGTVICVGGAMIMAFYKGPTLTGTHYSLGTDEWLFGAVILFCSAVAWSAWLTFQSPVLKKYPAQKSLTGMMLLLGTVQSGVIGLIIEPHASAWKLKWDMELLSIVYAGVLCSAFAFFMQAYCIHEKGPVFAGVFNPLSTVLVAILDRVILHVKLHVGSLVGGILIISGLYIVLWGKAKDIKDSEPRKEGPRNESNGVNDNCSVDINQPLLNNGAHRSEEGVS; this comes from the exons ATGACTTGTTCCATTTTCTGGCAGATCTTTTTGCTTGGTCTTGTTGG GATTGCATTGAACCAGAATCTTTACTTTGCAGGCTTGGCAGATACTTCAGCCACATTTGCTTCTGCGACTACAAACCTCATTCCTGTAATTACATTTGTAATGGCCACAGCTTTTAG AATGGAGAAAGTTAACATTAGAAGTCCGCGAGGACAAGCAAAAGTTATGGGCACTGTAATCTGTGTGGGAGGGGCAATGATCATGGCTTTCTACAAAGGCCCTACTCTTACAGGGACACATTATTCACTAGGAACGGATGAATGGCTGTTTGGTGCAGTCATTTTGTTTTGCAGTGCTGTTGCATGGTCTGCGTGGCTTACTTTCCAG AGCCCAGTTTTGAAGAAGTACCCAGCCCAAAAATCATTGACAGGAATGATGTTGCTCTTAGGGACTGTCCAGAGCggtgtaattggcttgattatTGAGCCTCATGCCTCTGCCTGGAAGCTAAAGTGGGATATGGAGCTTCTCAGCATTGTATATGCG GGAGTACTCTGTTCAGCATTTGCTTTCTTTATGCAAGCCTATTGTATCCATGAGAAGGGGCCTGTCTTTGCAGGAGTGTTCAACCCATTATCTACAGTTTTGGTTGCAATCTTGGACAGGGTAATACTTCACGTGAAGCTTCATGTGGGAAG CCTGGTAGGAGGAATTCTGATAATTTCAGGGCTTTACATTGTACTGTGGGGCAAAGCAAAAGATATAAAGGACTCAGAACCAAGAAAGGAGGGACCCAGAAATGAGTCCAATGGTGTCAATGATAATTGTTCAGTTGATATTAATCAGCCTCTCTTGAATAATGGAGCACATCGTTCAGAAGAAGGGGTTTCTTAA
- the LOC131029971 gene encoding WAT1-related protein At2g39510 isoform X1, producing the protein MVRISEYKPHIAQLAVQTCYAGMNIIVRLALNKGMDPSVFVTYRQAVATLTMAPFAYFLERTERPPMTCSIFWQIFLLGLVGIALNQNLYFAGLADTSATFASATTNLIPVITFVMATAFRMEKVNIRSPRGQAKVMGTVICVGGAMIMAFYKGPTLTGTHYSLGTDEWLFGAVILFCSAVAWSAWLTFQSPVLKKYPAQKSLTGMMLLLGTVQSGVIGLIIEPHASAWKLKWDMELLSIVYAGVLCSAFAFFMQAYCIHEKGPVFAGVFNPLSTVLVAILDRVILHVKLHVGSLVGGILIISGLYIVLWGKAKDIKDSEPRKEGPRNESNGVNDNCSVDINQPLLNNGAHRSEEGVS; encoded by the exons ATGGTGAGGATTAGTGAATACAAGCCCCATATAGCTCAGCTTGCAGTTCAGACATGTTATGCAGGCATGAACATCATAGTTAGACTAGCTCTAAATAAAGGAATGGATCCATCTGTTTTTGTTACTTACAGACAAGCTGTTGCTACACTTACCATGGCCCCTTTTGCTTATTTTCTAGAAAG AACAGAACGCCCTCCAATGACTTGTTCCATTTTCTGGCAGATCTTTTTGCTTGGTCTTGTTGG GATTGCATTGAACCAGAATCTTTACTTTGCAGGCTTGGCAGATACTTCAGCCACATTTGCTTCTGCGACTACAAACCTCATTCCTGTAATTACATTTGTAATGGCCACAGCTTTTAG AATGGAGAAAGTTAACATTAGAAGTCCGCGAGGACAAGCAAAAGTTATGGGCACTGTAATCTGTGTGGGAGGGGCAATGATCATGGCTTTCTACAAAGGCCCTACTCTTACAGGGACACATTATTCACTAGGAACGGATGAATGGCTGTTTGGTGCAGTCATTTTGTTTTGCAGTGCTGTTGCATGGTCTGCGTGGCTTACTTTCCAG AGCCCAGTTTTGAAGAAGTACCCAGCCCAAAAATCATTGACAGGAATGATGTTGCTCTTAGGGACTGTCCAGAGCggtgtaattggcttgattatTGAGCCTCATGCCTCTGCCTGGAAGCTAAAGTGGGATATGGAGCTTCTCAGCATTGTATATGCG GGAGTACTCTGTTCAGCATTTGCTTTCTTTATGCAAGCCTATTGTATCCATGAGAAGGGGCCTGTCTTTGCAGGAGTGTTCAACCCATTATCTACAGTTTTGGTTGCAATCTTGGACAGGGTAATACTTCACGTGAAGCTTCATGTGGGAAG CCTGGTAGGAGGAATTCTGATAATTTCAGGGCTTTACATTGTACTGTGGGGCAAAGCAAAAGATATAAAGGACTCAGAACCAAGAAAGGAGGGACCCAGAAATGAGTCCAATGGTGTCAATGATAATTGTTCAGTTGATATTAATCAGCCTCTCTTGAATAATGGAGCACATCGTTCAGAAGAAGGGGTTTCTTAA